Part of the Alphaproteobacteria bacterium genome is shown below.
CCGAAAAATCATTTTTGATCAAATTATTTGACTATCTGGCTATCTATTCATATATTTCACGAAATAATTCGGAGATTTGATCAAAAATCTCCGGAATAGGGAAACGTCGCTTGGCTCAAGAAATCGGCACGCACGCGGTATCCGATCGGCTGCGCCAAGATATTTTGGCAGGCGAGATCGCGTTCGGCAGCCGCTTGAAAATCGCGGAGCTCGCCGCGCGCTATACGACCAGCCACATGCCGGTGCGCGAAGCGCTTCACCAATTGAATGGCGAAGGCCTCATCATCCTTGAGCCGAATCGCGGCGCGCGCGTACGCGCCGTGGACGCCGCATTCGTCCGCGACATGTTCGATTTGCGCATCGCGCTCGAAGCGATGCTCGCCCGCCGCGCGGCCGAGAACATCACCGCCGCGCAACTGGCGGAAGTCGAACGGCTCCAGACCGAGTTCGAGGCGCGCGCCGCTGCCGCCGACTATCAAGGTCTGCTGGAAATCAATCGCGCCATTCACGCCGAAATCAACAAGGCCGCCGGTAATCTCGAGGCGATCAACATGCTCGAACGCCACTGGGGCATCATCGTCGCGCTTTGGGGGCGGCATGGATACGGCGCCGAGCGCGTCGCCGGCGTGATTTCCGATCACCGTCAGATCATTCTGGCCCTATCCCAGCGCGACGCCGAAGGTGCCGCCATTCTTGCGACCGCGCACGCGGCCAAGGCAAAGCAA
Proteins encoded:
- a CDS encoding GntR family transcriptional regulator, which produces MAQEIGTHAVSDRLRQDILAGEIAFGSRLKIAELAARYTTSHMPVREALHQLNGEGLIILEPNRGARVRAVDAAFVRDMFDLRIALEAMLARRAAENITAAQLAEVERLQTEFEARAAAADYQGLLEINRAIHAEINKAAGNLEAINMLERHWGIIVALWGRHGYGAERVAGVISDHRQIILALSQRDAEGAAILATAHAAKAKQQMLLRMGAIAAKVVA